A single region of the Thermococcus paralvinellae genome encodes:
- the nucS gene encoding endonuclease NucS, giving the protein MKVEAKVDPSHEEMVEILDKALSTDAIITLFAYCRVFYEGRAKSELGPGDRVIIIKPDGSFLIHQKNKREPVNWQPPGSAVSIVLEDGKIMLRSVRRKPKETLEVELIKTYLVSYFQAEDYEELALTGSEAEMADLIFENPSLIEEGFKPLFKEKPIKHGIVDVLGRDKHGNLVVLELKRRRADLHAVSQLKRYVDALREEHKNVRGILVAPSITAGAKKLLEKEGLEFKKLNPPKREKKKKGKQKTLDFLSP; this is encoded by the coding sequence ATGAAAGTGGAAGCTAAAGTTGACCCATCTCATGAAGAGATGGTTGAAATTTTGGATAAAGCTCTTTCCACTGATGCAATCATCACTCTCTTTGCTTATTGTAGAGTGTTTTATGAGGGAAGAGCCAAGAGCGAGTTAGGTCCAGGAGATAGAGTCATTATAATCAAACCAGATGGTTCTTTTTTAATCCACCAGAAGAACAAGAGAGAGCCCGTTAACTGGCAGCCACCGGGAAGTGCTGTTAGCATTGTTCTTGAAGATGGAAAGATAATGCTGAGAAGTGTTAGAAGGAAGCCAAAAGAAACTCTTGAAGTTGAGCTCATTAAAACTTATCTTGTAAGTTATTTCCAAGCAGAGGATTATGAAGAGCTGGCATTGACTGGAAGTGAAGCAGAGATGGCTGATTTGATCTTTGAGAATCCTTCGTTAATCGAAGAGGGATTTAAACCGCTTTTTAAGGAAAAACCAATTAAACATGGGATAGTTGACGTGCTTGGAAGAGACAAACATGGTAATTTGGTTGTTCTTGAGCTTAAGCGCAGAAGAGCAGATCTGCATGCAGTTAGTCAGCTTAAAAGATATGTTGATGCCCTAAGAGAAGAGCATAAAAATGTTCGTGGGATTTTGGTTGCTCCATCTATTACGGCAGGAGCTAAAAAATTACTTGAAAAAGAAGGGCTGGAATTTAAAAAGCTAAACCCTCCAAAGCGTGAAAAGAAGAAAAAAGGCAAGCAAAAAACTCTTGATTTCCTTAGCCCATAA
- a CDS encoding DUF473 domain-containing protein produces MEVLILTGITRRTLDQLLRNPYRTLEFRSASNVFVLEHLREGDKVFLTYETLQDITKGTEGIIAKILRMEKMEQRILWEESDEREQMVCRVQLRLIGLGKVIEIRREGDLVKAKVREMLPHEMVMG; encoded by the coding sequence ATGGAGGTTCTAATTTTGACAGGAATTACAAGACGAACCCTTGATCAGTTATTGAGAAATCCATACCGCACATTGGAATTTAGGAGTGCGAGCAATGTATTCGTTCTTGAACATCTTAGAGAAGGTGATAAAGTATTCCTAACATACGAAACCCTGCAAGACATAACAAAGGGAACTGAGGGAATAATAGCCAAGATATTAAGGATGGAAAAGATGGAACAGAGGATTTTGTGGGAAGAAAGTGATGAAAGGGAGCAAATGGTGTGCAGAGTTCAGCTTCGCTTGATAGGGCTTGGAAAAGTCATTGAAATTAGAAGGGAAGGAGATTTAGTCAAAGCAAAAGTCAGAGAAATGCTTCCTCACGAAATGGTTATGGGCTAA
- a CDS encoding proteasome assembly chaperone family protein, which translates to MEKPVRLVLPKIENPIFIEGYPGIGLVGHIAANFLAKELNMDMIGYIESPFIPPMSLILEGKPNPPLRFYGKDNIIIAIADIYVPPTLVNEIAKEIVSYLKETNAQKLISIGGMGIGFFKEQMEVWGVGANEGLNKELEDLGVKILQYGSIMGMSGKLLWEASKEKINGYVLLGETFGDRPDPRAAANVIEVIKKLTPIEISTEPLIKEAEMIEEQLRKMHEQMEMARKKAEKQYESIYL; encoded by the coding sequence ATGGAAAAGCCAGTGAGGTTAGTTCTCCCAAAGATAGAAAATCCAATTTTCATCGAAGGTTACCCAGGAATTGGGCTTGTTGGACACATTGCCGCTAACTTCTTGGCAAAAGAGCTAAACATGGATATGATTGGCTATATCGAAAGTCCATTCATACCGCCAATGAGCTTGATCCTCGAAGGAAAACCCAACCCACCTTTGAGATTTTATGGAAAAGATAACATTATCATAGCCATTGCTGACATCTACGTCCCACCAACCCTAGTTAATGAGATTGCAAAGGAGATTGTCAGTTATCTAAAAGAGACAAATGCTCAAAAACTCATTTCCATTGGTGGAATGGGAATTGGCTTTTTCAAGGAACAGATGGAAGTGTGGGGCGTTGGGGCAAATGAAGGGCTCAACAAAGAGCTTGAAGATTTAGGAGTTAAAATACTTCAATATGGCTCAATAATGGGCATGAGCGGGAAGCTCTTATGGGAGGCCTCAAAAGAGAAGATTAACGGATATGTTTTACTGGGTGAGACTTTTGGGGACAGACCCGATCCAAGAGCAGCAGCAAATGTAATTGAAGTTATCAAGAAGCTCACACCAATTGAAATATCCACAGAGCCGCTCATAAAGGAAGCAGAGATGATTGAAGAGCAGCTTAGGAAGATGCACGAACAGATGGAAATGGCAAGAAAGAAAGCAGAGAAGCAATATGAGAGCATCTACTTGTGA
- a CDS encoding S-methyl-5'-thioadenosine phosphorylase, whose amino-acid sequence MPKIGIIGGSGVYGVFEPKETIKVHTPYGRPSAPVEIGEVEGVEVAFIPRHGKNHEFPPHEVPYRANIWALHELGVERVIGITAVGSLREEYKPGDIVITDQFIDFTKKREYTFYNGPRVAHISMADPFCPEMRKIFYETAKELNFEVHEKGTYVCIEGPRFSTRAESAMFRQFAHIIGMTLVPEVVLARELGMCYVNIATITDYDVWADKPVDAQEVLRVMKENNYKVQEILKKGIPRIPEERKCGCADVLKNAFV is encoded by the coding sequence ATGCCAAAGATTGGAATTATTGGTGGTTCTGGTGTTTATGGTGTCTTTGAACCAAAAGAGACGATAAAGGTTCACACACCTTATGGAAGACCATCAGCACCCGTGGAAATAGGAGAAGTTGAAGGCGTTGAAGTAGCTTTCATCCCGAGACACGGCAAAAACCATGAGTTTCCACCACATGAAGTGCCATATAGGGCGAACATCTGGGCTCTTCATGAGCTTGGTGTCGAGAGAGTCATAGGGATCACAGCCGTTGGCTCCCTCAGAGAGGAGTATAAACCCGGAGACATTGTAATTACCGACCAGTTCATTGACTTCACAAAGAAAAGGGAATACACCTTCTACAACGGTCCGAGAGTTGCTCACATAAGTATGGCTGACCCATTCTGTCCAGAAATGAGAAAGATATTCTATGAAACTGCCAAAGAGCTGAACTTTGAAGTTCATGAGAAGGGAACCTATGTCTGTATTGAAGGGCCAAGATTCTCAACAAGGGCTGAATCCGCAATGTTTAGGCAGTTTGCCCACATAATTGGGATGACTCTCGTTCCCGAGGTAGTTTTAGCAAGGGAGCTCGGAATGTGCTATGTTAATATCGCAACAATTACGGACTATGATGTCTGGGCTGACAAGCCAGTTGATGCTCAGGAAGTGCTTAGAGTTATGAAGGAAAACAACTATAAAGTGCAGGAAATCCTTAAGAAGGGCATTCCAAGGATCCCTGAGGAAAGAAAGTGTGGCTGTGCCGATGTTTTAAAGAATGCTTTTGTTTGA
- a CDS encoding amidohydrolase family protein, whose amino-acid sequence MGILIKNGYVVYGENLEVLKADIYIEDNKITKIGKNLNISADYVIDAKGKVVSPGFINLHTHSPMGLFRGLADDLPLMDWLKNHIWPKEAKLTREITKVGAYLGALEMIKTGTTAFLDMYFYMDAVAEVVLESGLRGYLSYGMIDLGEPDKTEKEIKVALETMEFIEKLNSERVQLVFGPHAPYTCSIALLKKVRELANEHKKLITIHVAETMTEIGQIAERYGKSPVVLLDDIGFLADDVIIAHGVWLDSRDIHILARYRVSIAHNPASNMKLASGVMPIERLLNAGVNIGLGTDGSASNNNLDMLEEMKIAALLHKVHNLDPTVADAKTIFKMATQNGAKALHLNAGVIKEGALADLVIIDFNQPHLRPINNVISHLVYSANGNDVETTIVDGKILMLDREVLTLDEEKILKKAEEVVEKLAG is encoded by the coding sequence ATGGGGATACTAATCAAAAATGGCTATGTGGTTTATGGTGAGAACCTTGAAGTCTTAAAAGCCGATATTTACATTGAGGACAACAAAATAACTAAAATCGGTAAAAATCTCAACATTTCAGCAGATTATGTAATAGATGCAAAAGGAAAAGTGGTTTCCCCCGGGTTCATAAATCTGCACACTCATTCCCCAATGGGACTCTTCAGAGGGTTAGCTGATGATCTGCCCCTCATGGACTGGCTTAAAAATCATATATGGCCTAAAGAAGCAAAGCTTACTAGAGAGATCACTAAAGTGGGAGCATATCTTGGAGCATTAGAAATGATTAAAACAGGGACTACGGCGTTTTTGGATATGTATTTTTACATGGATGCCGTTGCAGAAGTTGTTCTTGAATCTGGACTTAGAGGATATCTCAGCTATGGAATGATTGATTTAGGTGAGCCTGACAAGACAGAAAAAGAGATTAAAGTGGCTTTAGAAACAATGGAGTTCATTGAAAAGCTGAACTCTGAGAGAGTTCAGCTTGTATTTGGTCCGCATGCACCTTACACTTGCTCAATAGCTCTTCTCAAGAAGGTTAGAGAGCTTGCTAATGAACACAAAAAGCTCATAACAATTCATGTAGCTGAGACAATGACTGAAATAGGTCAGATAGCTGAACGTTATGGAAAGAGCCCTGTTGTTCTGCTCGATGATATTGGCTTCCTAGCTGATGACGTTATAATAGCTCACGGCGTATGGCTTGACAGTAGAGATATACACATTTTGGCAAGATATCGCGTGAGCATCGCCCACAATCCAGCTTCAAACATGAAACTTGCGAGTGGTGTTATGCCCATTGAGAGACTTTTGAATGCTGGAGTAAACATAGGTCTCGGTACTGATGGAAGTGCAAGCAACAACAACTTGGACATGCTTGAGGAGATGAAAATCGCCGCATTGCTTCACAAAGTTCATAACTTGGATCCAACAGTTGCAGATGCAAAGACAATATTTAAAATGGCAACCCAGAATGGTGCAAAAGCTTTGCACTTGAATGCTGGTGTGATAAAAGAAGGTGCTTTGGCTGATTTGGTGATTATAGACTTTAACCAGCCTCACTTGAGACCAATTAACAACGTTATAAGCCACCTTGTTTACTCGGCAAACGGCAACGATGTGGAAACAACGATAGTTGATGGAAAGATTTTGATGCTCGATAGAGAAGTTCTCACATTGGATGAGGAGAAAATTTTGAAAAAAGCTGAAGAGGTTGTGGAAAAGCTTGCGGGGTGA
- a CDS encoding [protein ADP-ribosylglutamate] hydrolase produces the protein MELRFGNLIFKIAQGDITRFKAEAIVNAANKYLEHGGGVAYAIAKAASGNVREYIRISKEAMMEQIGRDWIEHGEVVVTPALRLEQYGIKYVIHTVGPYCGGRWDEDKKEKLKKAILGALRKADELKVRSIAFPAISAGIYGCPFEEVVRTFLETVEEFSRGTENVREVYLVLYSRTDYERALEVLEEN, from the coding sequence ATGGAACTCCGCTTTGGAAATTTAATTTTTAAGATTGCTCAGGGGGATATAACCCGTTTTAAAGCGGAAGCCATTGTAAATGCCGCCAACAAGTATTTGGAGCACGGTGGTGGAGTTGCTTATGCGATAGCAAAAGCTGCTTCTGGAAACGTTCGGGAGTATATAAGGATAAGCAAGGAAGCTATGATGGAGCAGATTGGAAGGGACTGGATTGAACATGGTGAAGTCGTTGTAACTCCAGCTTTAAGGTTGGAGCAGTATGGGATTAAATATGTCATCCACACAGTTGGTCCTTACTGCGGCGGCAGATGGGATGAGGATAAGAAGGAGAAGCTCAAGAAAGCCATTCTTGGAGCTTTGAGAAAAGCTGATGAGCTAAAAGTTAGAAGCATAGCTTTTCCAGCCATAAGTGCTGGAATCTATGGCTGTCCTTTTGAGGAAGTTGTGAGAACGTTCCTTGAAACAGTTGAAGAGTTTTCAAGGGGAACAGAGAACGTGAGGGAAGTCTATTTGGTGCTTTATTCAAGGACGGATTATGAGAGGGCTTTGGAGGTGCTGGAAGAAAATTAA
- a CDS encoding bifunctional ADP-dependent NAD(P)H-hydrate dehydratase/NAD(P)H-hydrate epimerase produces MKIEDVYIWDINAKWLGISPFQLMENAGAGVARAIEENFGKGLKVAIFCGTGNNGGDGFVVARHLSFENDVTVFLVGDEIKIRSEEARHNWELLKKLDFVKIKILKDSSQIKVLNLEGYDVIVDALLGAGTKGEPREPIRSAIEKINEYSGKAKIVSVDLPSGYPSKVQVKCDFAVTFQWDKEEFEGFERIVAKIGYPKELYHLVGPGDAKFALKKKGEHKGQNGRLLIIGGSEDYFGAPYLAAKAASYIVDLVYLVMPEYSAKRITDPDMILRPVEGKNFTREHLEEVLALVEKVDAVIIGPGIGLKDETKEFVREFVKRCEKPLVIDADGLKAIAEDLSVLNGKTFVLTPHAGEFKTLFGGKPEGSLQEKAELVIEKAKEIGGVILLKGVYDIISDGKVWKYNKTGNKGMTTGGTGDVLAGIVGALLALGNSSLGAASVGAFLNGLAGDWVKEEKGENYTALEVARKVPYVVKWVLEF; encoded by the coding sequence ATGAAAATTGAAGATGTCTACATTTGGGATATCAACGCTAAGTGGCTTGGCATCTCACCATTTCAGCTCATGGAAAATGCGGGGGCTGGAGTGGCAAGAGCAATAGAAGAAAATTTCGGAAAAGGACTTAAAGTGGCAATATTCTGTGGAACTGGAAACAATGGTGGGGATGGCTTTGTTGTTGCTAGGCATCTTAGCTTTGAGAATGATGTAACTGTTTTTTTGGTTGGTGATGAAATAAAAATCAGAAGTGAGGAAGCTAGGCACAACTGGGAATTACTAAAGAAGCTTGACTTTGTAAAAATTAAAATCCTTAAGGACTCAAGCCAGATAAAGGTCCTCAATCTTGAAGGTTATGATGTTATTGTTGATGCCCTTCTCGGTGCTGGAACTAAGGGAGAGCCGAGGGAGCCTATACGCTCAGCGATTGAAAAAATCAATGAATATTCTGGAAAAGCTAAGATTGTGAGTGTTGACCTGCCAAGTGGCTATCCTTCAAAAGTTCAAGTCAAATGTGACTTTGCCGTAACTTTCCAGTGGGACAAAGAAGAGTTTGAAGGTTTTGAAAGAATTGTTGCCAAAATTGGTTATCCAAAGGAGCTTTACCACTTAGTCGGCCCGGGAGATGCAAAGTTTGCCCTGAAAAAGAAGGGAGAACATAAAGGACAGAACGGAAGGCTTTTGATAATTGGGGGAAGTGAGGATTACTTTGGCGCTCCCTACTTAGCGGCAAAAGCTGCCAGTTATATCGTTGATTTAGTATATTTGGTGATGCCAGAATACTCAGCGAAGCGCATAACTGACCCAGACATGATTTTGAGACCCGTTGAAGGAAAGAACTTCACAAGAGAACATCTTGAAGAAGTTTTGGCCTTGGTAGAGAAAGTCGATGCAGTCATCATAGGCCCGGGTATTGGACTCAAGGATGAAACCAAGGAGTTTGTTAGAGAATTTGTAAAGCGCTGTGAAAAGCCTTTAGTTATAGATGCTGACGGATTAAAAGCCATAGCTGAAGATTTAAGCGTCCTCAATGGTAAAACATTCGTCTTAACACCACATGCTGGGGAATTCAAAACGCTCTTTGGAGGGAAGCCAGAAGGCTCTCTGCAGGAGAAAGCTGAGCTTGTCATAGAGAAAGCAAAAGAAATTGGTGGGGTAATTCTCCTTAAAGGGGTTTACGACATCATCAGCGATGGAAAAGTCTGGAAATATAATAAAACGGGAAACAAGGGAATGACGACTGGAGGAACCGGTGACGTTTTAGCCGGTATTGTTGGAGCGTTGTTAGCTCTTGGAAATTCTTCCCTTGGGGCAGCTTCAGTTGGGGCTTTCCTCAATGGATTGGCTGGGGATTGGGTAAAAGAAGAAAAAGGTGAAAACTATACAGCCCTAGAAGTTGCGAGAAAAGTTCCTTATGTTGTTAAATGGGTTTTGGAGTTTTAG
- a CDS encoding ArsR/SmtB family transcription factor, translated as MREVIIITELDKMKILAEPTRFKILELLRMHPMSITELSTFLKKDRSTVYRHVKALEKAGFVEEIGHEGNEKIYARTARLFLLKVEPDEGIEEFRRQYLRIEASRLMEILKKSGIKINNEEQFVRLVEEILKEIEDNSRPILQKISQADLDLKEVELFHLLNLLVFLQSCELCEKAEKMKKLLEF; from the coding sequence ATGAGAGAAGTTATTATAATAACTGAACTAGATAAAATGAAAATTCTTGCAGAGCCCACAAGGTTCAAAATACTTGAGCTACTCAGAATGCATCCCATGAGCATCACTGAACTAAGTACATTCCTAAAGAAAGATCGCTCCACAGTGTATAGGCATGTTAAAGCTCTCGAAAAGGCGGGATTTGTTGAGGAAATTGGACATGAAGGAAATGAAAAAATATATGCTAGAACAGCAAGATTGTTTCTTCTCAAAGTTGAACCTGATGAAGGCATAGAGGAATTCAGAAGGCAATATCTTAGGATAGAGGCATCTAGGCTAATGGAGATCCTTAAAAAATCTGGGATTAAGATAAATAATGAAGAACAATTCGTCAGATTAGTAGAGGAAATCTTAAAAGAAATAGAAGACAACTCTAGGCCAATTCTTCAAAAAATTTCCCAAGCAGATTTAGATTTAAAAGAAGTTGAACTTTTTCATCTGTTAAATTTGCTTGTGTTTCTTCAATCATGTGAACTCTGTGAAAAAGCAGAAAAAATGAAGAAACTGCTAGAGTTTTAA
- a CDS encoding DUF211 domain-containing protein yields MARGIRLLVLDVLKPHQPMVTELALGLSEIRGVEGVNITLVEIDKETENIKITIVGDNLDYDEIVRTIEEFGGVVHSIDMVAAGKRIIEESETPQDKLDEF; encoded by the coding sequence ATGGCAAGAGGTATCAGACTGCTTGTGCTGGATGTTCTTAAACCACATCAGCCCATGGTAACTGAACTGGCTCTAGGATTGAGCGAAATCCGTGGTGTTGAGGGAGTTAACATTACACTTGTGGAAATCGATAAAGAAACAGAGAATATAAAAATAACAATAGTTGGTGATAACTTAGACTACGATGAGATCGTCAGAACCATCGAAGAGTTTGGCGGTGTCGTGCACAGCATTGACATGGTTGCGGCTGGAAAAAGAATAATTGAGGAGAGCGAAACCCCACAAGACAAATTAGATGAATTCTAG
- a CDS encoding winged helix-turn-helix domain-containing protein: protein MSKKVKVITDPKVIKLMLEDTRRKILQLLRNREMTISQLSEILGKTPQTVYHHIEKLKEAGLVEVKRTEMKGNLVEKYYGRTADAFYINLYLGDEELRYLARSRLKTKLDIFKALGYKFDDEELLNTMDKILEKEHEYKMKISKEIEEKEELLKDFSNEDIIHAIEWLSMAELGRDEEALKLLKKLGEILKK, encoded by the coding sequence ATGAGTAAAAAAGTCAAAGTGATTACTGATCCAAAGGTCATCAAGCTTATGCTTGAAGACACAAGGAGAAAAATACTCCAGCTTTTAAGGAACAGAGAAATGACGATTTCTCAGCTGAGTGAAATTCTTGGCAAAACGCCACAAACAGTTTACCACCACATAGAAAAGCTCAAAGAGGCGGGCTTAGTGGAGGTTAAAAGAACAGAGATGAAAGGAAATCTAGTTGAAAAATACTATGGACGAACTGCAGATGCCTTTTACATAAACCTATACCTCGGAGATGAAGAGCTGAGGTATTTAGCGAGATCAAGACTCAAAACAAAATTGGACATATTCAAAGCCCTTGGATACAAATTTGATGATGAAGAGCTTCTAAATACCATGGACAAAATTCTCGAAAAAGAACATGAGTATAAGATGAAAATTTCAAAGGAGATCGAAGAAAAGGAAGAACTTTTAAAGGATTTCTCAAATGAGGACATAATCCATGCGATTGAATGGCTCAGCATGGCTGAGCTGGGAAGAGATGAAGAAGCATTGAAGCTTTTGAAAAAGTTGGGGGAAATACTTAAAAAGTAG
- a CDS encoding SLC13 family permease: MKLKNEKLRDGIIALIITLFYILSFHLSQAMLTLLLLVVAFVLFFTELIPIAFTALMVPVVLSITRILDASSAFLYFGYKWVIVFLFMFMVGEGLFRTGAAQKIGGIIVRVAGKSEIKLMLLIMIVAAVMSGFLSNTATTVALIPIVVASAYSAGISSKRLLLPLAWAASLGGTLTVIGTPPNGIVNSILEELNMKPFGFFEFGKIGLPLVVIGIALSVTVGRKFLPSVETKFEGKSFEDVEELRTEKMWLAVVIFILTIASMMLKLLPYQTAAALGALLMVAFGIITPKEALNSVSWTTVFLFAGMLPLSKAMETTKAAEMIGNSVVSHVNNPYLILLSVMFIAFILGNSMSHTATTAILSPLAVSIAQAGNISPYPLLMAIAMTSSIGFWTPISTPPNTIVFGSGGYTFMDYIKAGAVIEIILFAMLFILIPMFYPF, encoded by the coding sequence ATGAAGCTCAAAAATGAGAAGCTTCGGGATGGTATAATAGCGTTGATTATTACTTTGTTTTATATCTTGAGCTTTCATTTAAGCCAAGCAATGCTGACGCTTTTGCTTTTGGTTGTCGCTTTTGTGTTGTTTTTCACAGAGCTGATTCCCATAGCGTTTACAGCTTTAATGGTTCCGGTAGTCCTTTCAATAACCAGGATTCTAGATGCTAGCTCTGCTTTCTTGTACTTTGGCTATAAATGGGTCATTGTTTTTCTTTTCATGTTTATGGTTGGTGAAGGTCTGTTTAGAACAGGTGCCGCCCAGAAAATTGGTGGAATTATTGTCAGAGTTGCAGGAAAGAGTGAAATCAAGCTAATGCTTTTGATTATGATAGTTGCAGCCGTAATGTCTGGCTTTTTAAGTAATACCGCCACGACAGTGGCTTTAATACCAATTGTGGTTGCCTCTGCTTACTCTGCAGGAATAAGCTCAAAAAGATTATTACTTCCATTGGCTTGGGCTGCTTCTCTCGGAGGAACTTTAACTGTCATTGGAACTCCTCCAAATGGAATAGTCAACAGCATTCTTGAGGAACTCAATATGAAACCGTTTGGTTTCTTTGAATTTGGCAAGATAGGTCTTCCGTTGGTTGTTATTGGGATAGCTTTATCTGTTACAGTCGGCAGAAAATTTCTCCCAAGTGTAGAGACTAAATTTGAAGGAAAGAGCTTTGAAGATGTTGAGGAATTAAGAACAGAAAAGATGTGGCTCGCTGTTGTCATCTTCATTTTAACGATTGCTTCGATGATGCTGAAGCTTCTGCCTTACCAGACGGCAGCAGCGTTAGGTGCTTTGCTGATGGTGGCTTTTGGAATAATAACTCCTAAAGAGGCGTTAAATTCTGTAAGCTGGACGACTGTTTTTCTCTTCGCTGGGATGCTACCGTTGAGTAAAGCTATGGAAACCACAAAAGCGGCTGAAATGATTGGAAATAGTGTTGTTTCTCATGTAAACAATCCGTATTTAATTCTGCTCTCTGTGATGTTCATAGCTTTCATTTTGGGCAATTCCATGTCTCACACAGCAACGACTGCAATACTGTCACCTCTTGCAGTCAGCATTGCCCAAGCTGGAAACATTAGTCCTTATCCTCTCCTGATGGCTATTGCCATGACTTCTTCTATAGGCTTCTGGACGCCAATCTCAACGCCGCCAAACACTATAGTCTTCGGTTCTGGGGGGTATACATTTATGGACTACATAAAAGCTGGGGCTGTCATTGAAATAATCTTATTTGCCATGCTCTTCATTTTGATTCCAATGTTTTACCCATTTTGA
- a CDS encoding acetate--CoA ligase family protein — protein MNLDFLFYPKSVAVIGASHVSGKIGNAIMRSITRQFNGKIYAVNVKGGEIEVNGKKFKVYKSILDVPDEVDVAVIAVPAKFVPDVIDECGQKGVKGAIVISAGFKEAGRADLEEELVKRARKWGIHVVGPNCLGVTNLENGFDCNFNPPERQARPKFGGIAFMSQSGAFGAAILDWAARHEVGMSKFISLGNMADLDESDFMSYLKDDPKTKVITAYLEGVKDGRKFFNIAKETTKVKPVIVLKAGRTEAGAKAAASHTGSLAGSYAIYEAAFEQTGVLSAKSMRQLFNYAKALAMQKPAKGDRVAIVTNGGGAGVMMSDGLLEKGLKLAQLSDETNEKFAKAIEEGKLPHHMSYKNPIDVIGDAPSKRYELAMRYALEDPNVDVLVVIALFQSPALDEGIVDVMEKVQEYGKPIVFVAPGGEYPEKMARRIEEKGVPVFETVEDGVDAVYALVKYGKYLSGV, from the coding sequence ATGAACTTGGACTTTTTATTTTATCCGAAGAGTGTTGCGGTTATAGGAGCATCACATGTTTCTGGCAAGATAGGAAATGCAATAATGAGGTCAATAACAAGGCAGTTCAATGGGAAAATCTATGCTGTTAACGTTAAGGGAGGAGAAATTGAAGTTAATGGGAAAAAGTTCAAGGTTTACAAGAGCATTCTTGACGTTCCAGATGAGGTTGATGTTGCTGTCATAGCTGTTCCAGCAAAGTTCGTCCCAGATGTCATAGATGAGTGTGGGCAAAAGGGAGTTAAGGGAGCAATAGTTATCTCGGCTGGCTTTAAAGAAGCTGGAAGAGCTGATTTGGAAGAAGAGCTTGTAAAGAGAGCAAGAAAATGGGGTATCCATGTAGTGGGTCCCAACTGTCTCGGTGTTACAAACCTTGAGAACGGCTTTGACTGTAACTTCAACCCACCAGAAAGACAGGCAAGACCAAAATTCGGTGGTATTGCTTTCATGAGCCAGAGTGGGGCATTTGGAGCTGCAATTCTTGACTGGGCTGCAAGGCATGAGGTGGGAATGAGCAAATTCATCAGCTTAGGAAACATGGCTGACTTGGATGAGAGCGACTTTATGAGCTATTTAAAGGATGATCCCAAGACAAAAGTCATAACTGCCTATCTTGAAGGTGTCAAAGATGGCAGGAAATTCTTCAACATCGCAAAGGAGACAACTAAAGTTAAGCCTGTAATAGTTTTAAAGGCTGGAAGAACAGAGGCCGGAGCAAAAGCAGCAGCATCTCATACTGGCTCACTTGCGGGAAGTTATGCAATTTATGAAGCAGCATTTGAACAGACTGGTGTTTTGAGTGCAAAGAGCATGAGACAGCTCTTCAACTATGCAAAAGCCTTGGCCATGCAGAAGCCAGCAAAAGGGGACAGAGTTGCCATAGTCACAAACGGCGGCGGCGCTGGAGTTATGATGAGTGATGGATTGCTCGAGAAAGGGCTTAAGCTCGCTCAGCTCAGCGATGAGACTAATGAGAAGTTTGCAAAAGCCATAGAGGAAGGAAAGCTGCCTCATCACATGAGCTATAAAAACCCAATTGACGTCATTGGAGATGCTCCATCAAAGAGGTATGAGCTGGCAATGCGCTATGCTTTGGAGGATCCAAATGTTGACGTTCTTGTCGTCATTGCTCTGTTCCAGAGCCCAGCATTGGATGAAGGTATCGTTGATGTTATGGAAAAAGTGCAAGAGTATGGAAAGCCGATAGTCTTCGTCGCTCCCGGTGGAGAATATCCGGAAAAAATGGCGCGCAGAATTGAGGAGAAAGGAGTTCCAGTGTTTGAGACTGTCGAAGATGGAGTAGATGCAGTTTATGCTCTGGTTAAATATGGAAAGTATTTGAGTGGGGTTTGA